The DNA segment AGTGCCATTCAGGAAGTCTGTATGACAGTAGTAAAATGGTCAATGCTTCTAGTACCTATTGCTGTTTTCGGACTAATGGCGGAGCTTACCTCTAGTGTTGGTTTAAGTTCTTTATCAGGTTTAACGTACTATGTTGGGGTAGTACTTCTCGGTCTTCTTTTATTGGTAATTTTCTATTTGGGACTCATCGTACTTCTCGGAAAGAAAAACCCATTGCATTTCCTAAAAAAAATAAGGGATGTTCAATTATTGGCTTTTTCAACCACAAGTTCTGCCGCTGTGATGCCCTTATCTCTAAAAACCGCCGAAGAAGAACTAAAAGTGGACAAGACTATTAGCAATTTTATCATACCTATAGGGGCGACCGTCAATATGGATGGTACTGCACTATATCAAACTATTACAACTCTTTTTATTGCCCAAGCTTACGGACTGGAAATGAGTTTACTCAATATTATAGTGGTCATTGTAACTATTGTCGCTGCATCCATTGGTACACCTGCCATTCCAGGAGGTGGTGTGGTTATACTCGCTTCTGTTTTGGGAAGTGTCGGCATACCTGCTGAAGGCATCATCATTATCATTGGTGTAGAAAGACTCTTGGGAATGTTTAGGACTGCTGTAAATGTAACTGGTGATTTAACTGCCTGTATGGTCTTCAATAGAATCTATGGTAAAACCCCAATCTTGGTTAGTGAGAAAACGAATAATAAATCAATTTCAAAACAATGACATTACTACTCATATCCATAGTGTTCATTCTTCC comes from the Marixanthomonas ophiurae genome and includes:
- a CDS encoding dicarboxylate/amino acid:cation symporter, producing MFDTEVKSLKSFNHYLSKLVESRLWLKVIIALFLGVGFGLLLSPQNGWITKETADIAGNWLALPGVLFLKLVQMIMIPLIVASIITGIASNDKDSLKKLGGGVLLYFLGTTIVSVSLGVILSQIFRPGRFLHQQALAEHNEITAVPTENPELSFGLETIPDAISNLLPENPLASMVSGEMLSIVIFTIIIGVAVLSLENALLRPVKLLLSAIQEVCMTVVKWSMLLVPIAVFGLMAELTSSVGLSSLSGLTYYVGVVLLGLLLLVIFYLGLIVLLGKKNPLHFLKKIRDVQLLAFSTTSSAAVMPLSLKTAEEELKVDKTISNFIIPIGATVNMDGTALYQTITTLFIAQAYGLEMSLLNIIVVIVTIVAASIGTPAIPGGGVVILASVLGSVGIPAEGIIIIIGVERLLGMFRTAVNVTGDLTACMVFNRIYGKTPILVSEKTNNKSISKQ